One region of Rhodocaloribacter litoris genomic DNA includes:
- a CDS encoding cysteine desulfurase — protein MATPAPTALETTFDVERIRADFPALHQEIHGHPLVYFDNAATSQKPRPVIDRLRAYYERENSNVHRGVHTLSQQATDAYEAARARVARLINATGPQEIVFTRGTTEAVNLVADAYGRLAVRPGDEIVVSAMEHHSNIVPWQLLCRRTGARLRVAPVDDTGELIYEEYLALLGERTKLVALVHVSNTLGTVNPVRQAIRDAHALGIPVLIDGAQAVPHMAVDVRALGCDFYCFSSHKMFGPTGLGVLYAKTPWLDRLPPYQGGGDMIETVSFDGTTFNEPPHKFEAGTPHIAGAIGLAAAIDYLASIGYDAIARHEHDLLAYATERLTEIDGVRIIGTAAHKAAVVSFLVGDIHPYDTGTILDRLGIAVRTGHHCTQPLMQRFGIPGTVRASFALYNTRDEIDRLVEGIHRVKKLFG, from the coding sequence ATGGCAACCCCGGCCCCGACAGCCCTCGAGACGACGTTCGACGTGGAGCGGATCCGGGCCGACTTCCCGGCCCTTCACCAGGAGATCCACGGACACCCCCTGGTCTATTTCGACAATGCGGCCACGTCGCAGAAACCCCGGCCGGTGATCGACCGGCTGCGGGCCTACTACGAGCGGGAGAACAGCAACGTTCACCGGGGCGTGCACACGCTCAGCCAGCAGGCCACCGACGCCTACGAAGCGGCTCGCGCGCGGGTGGCCCGGCTGATCAACGCCACCGGCCCGCAGGAGATCGTCTTCACGCGCGGCACCACCGAAGCCGTCAACCTGGTGGCGGATGCCTATGGGCGGCTGGCCGTCCGGCCCGGCGACGAGATCGTCGTCTCGGCCATGGAGCACCACTCGAACATCGTGCCCTGGCAGCTCCTGTGCCGGCGCACCGGCGCCCGCCTCCGCGTCGCCCCGGTCGACGACACCGGCGAGCTGATTTACGAAGAGTACCTGGCCCTGCTCGGCGAGCGGACGAAGCTCGTCGCCCTCGTGCACGTCTCGAACACGCTCGGCACGGTCAACCCGGTCCGGCAGGCCATCCGGGACGCACACGCACTTGGCATCCCCGTGCTGATCGACGGCGCCCAGGCCGTGCCCCACATGGCCGTGGACGTGCGGGCCCTCGGCTGCGACTTCTACTGCTTCTCCAGCCACAAGATGTTCGGCCCCACGGGGCTGGGTGTCCTCTACGCGAAGACGCCGTGGCTCGACCGCCTGCCCCCCTACCAGGGCGGCGGCGACATGATCGAGACGGTCTCGTTCGACGGCACCACCTTCAACGAACCGCCGCACAAGTTCGAGGCGGGCACCCCCCACATCGCCGGTGCCATCGGCCTGGCCGCCGCCATCGACTACCTGGCTTCGATCGGCTACGATGCCATCGCCCGGCACGAACACGACCTGCTCGCCTACGCCACCGAGCGCCTCACCGAGATCGACGGCGTGCGGATCATCGGTACGGCAGCCCACAAAGCCGCTGTCGTCTCCTTCCTCGTCGGCGACATCCATCCGTACGACACCGGCACCATCCTGGACCGCCTCGGCATCGCCGTGCGCACCGGCCACCACTGTACGCAGCCGCTCATGCAGCGCTTCGGCATCCCCGGCACCGTGCGCGCCTCCTTCGCCCTCTACAACACCCGCGACGAGATCGACCGGCTCGTGGAAGGCATCCACCGGGTCAAGAAGCTTTTTGGCTGA
- a CDS encoding SUF system Fe-S cluster assembly protein, with product MSTEIYDESPAGLSEQVIEAIRSVYDPEIPVNIYDLGLIYEIRANPDNTVFVKMTLTAPNCPAAGYLPYEVEQRIRAIPAVEDVRVELTFDPPFTIEMMSDEAKLELGFL from the coding sequence ATGAGCACCGAGATCTATGACGAATCCCCCGCCGGGCTGAGCGAGCAGGTGATCGAAGCCATCCGCTCGGTCTACGACCCGGAGATCCCCGTCAACATCTACGACCTGGGCCTGATCTACGAGATCCGGGCCAACCCGGACAACACGGTCTTCGTGAAGATGACACTGACGGCGCCGAACTGCCCGGCGGCCGGCTACCTCCCCTACGAGGTGGAGCAGCGGATCCGGGCCATCCCGGCCGTCGAAGACGTGCGGGTAGAGCTCACCTTCGACCCGCCGTTCACCATCGAGATGATGTCCGACGAGGCCAAGCTGGAGCTGGGCTTCCTTTGA
- a CDS encoding TPM domain-containing protein, whose product MAPCRAFLFLCWLGVVTLFAPEAGAQKAVPPLTGRVVDEAGILSPETERLLAGLLAEHEAATGNQVAVLTVPSLDGENLEDYSLRVARTWALGTAEHDNGVLLLVAVADRKLRIEVGLGLEGALPDAVAARIIRHEMTPRFRNGDFDGGVVAGVQAIVGAIEGTYTPPEDPAGKPPFWAGLIFLVVPCLFAFFGLISHGCGRWFLFGVLMPFFWVVGSLLFGFTYGGWIVLLLYVVAFVALTRHPGVQAVSEKLKAGQKAKVGPFTFTAGSGGFAGGGGGGFGGGGFSGGGGSFGGGGASGGW is encoded by the coding sequence ATGGCGCCTTGCCGTGCATTCCTGTTCCTTTGCTGGCTCGGGGTGGTGACCCTTTTTGCCCCGGAAGCCGGTGCGCAGAAGGCCGTACCGCCGCTGACCGGCCGTGTGGTCGACGAGGCCGGTATCCTTTCGCCCGAGACGGAGCGCCTCCTGGCCGGGCTGCTGGCCGAACACGAGGCCGCCACGGGCAACCAGGTCGCCGTCCTCACCGTCCCCTCGCTCGATGGCGAGAACCTGGAGGACTACAGCCTGCGCGTGGCGCGAACCTGGGCCCTGGGCACGGCCGAGCACGACAACGGGGTGCTGTTGCTCGTCGCCGTCGCGGACCGCAAGCTCCGCATCGAGGTGGGGCTGGGGCTGGAAGGGGCCCTGCCCGATGCGGTGGCTGCCCGCATCATCCGGCACGAGATGACCCCGCGCTTCCGGAACGGCGACTTCGACGGGGGTGTCGTGGCTGGCGTGCAGGCCATCGTCGGGGCCATCGAGGGCACGTACACGCCGCCGGAGGACCCTGCCGGGAAGCCGCCGTTCTGGGCCGGCCTCATCTTTCTCGTCGTGCCCTGCCTGTTTGCCTTTTTCGGGCTGATCTCGCACGGCTGCGGGCGGTGGTTCCTTTTCGGCGTCCTGATGCCCTTCTTCTGGGTGGTCGGGTCGCTGCTTTTCGGCTTTACCTACGGGGGGTGGATCGTGCTGCTGCTCTACGTCGTCGCGTTTGTCGCGCTGACGCGCCACCCCGGGGTGCAGGCCGTCTCGGAGAAGTTGAAGGCGGGCCAGAAGGCGAAGGTGGGACCGTTCACGTTCACGGCCGGCAGCGGCGGCTTTGCAGGCGGGGGCGGCGGGGGCTTCGGCGGTGGTGGTTTCAGCGGCGGCGGGGGTTCCTTCGGGGGCGGAGGTGCTTCGGGAGGCTGGTGA
- the sufC gene encoding Fe-S cluster assembly ATPase SufC, producing the protein MLQIKDLRVRVEDKEILKGVNLTIRPGEVHAIMGPNGSGKSTLAAVLAGREDYEVTGGEVRYEGRDLLAMEPDERAREGVFLAFQYPVELPGVSMQNFLRHALNAVREHRGQEPLSAVDFLRLMKEKAALVNLDPSLKQRSVNAGFSGGEKKRNEIFQMAILEPKLAILDETDSGLDIDALRIVADGVNQMRSPERAFLVITHYQRLLNYIIPDVVHVLVDGRIVKTGDKNLALELEEKGYDWIREEAAPVG; encoded by the coding sequence ATGCTTCAGATAAAAGACCTGCGTGTGCGCGTCGAGGACAAAGAGATCCTCAAAGGTGTCAACCTCACCATCCGCCCGGGCGAGGTGCACGCCATCATGGGACCGAACGGCTCGGGCAAGAGCACCCTGGCCGCCGTGCTGGCCGGCCGCGAAGACTATGAGGTGACCGGCGGCGAGGTGCGCTATGAAGGCCGGGACCTGCTGGCCATGGAACCGGACGAGCGCGCCCGCGAAGGCGTCTTCCTGGCCTTCCAGTATCCGGTGGAACTGCCCGGCGTGAGCATGCAGAACTTCCTGCGCCATGCCCTCAACGCCGTCCGTGAACACCGGGGACAGGAACCCCTGAGCGCCGTCGACTTCCTCCGGCTGATGAAGGAAAAGGCCGCCCTCGTCAACCTGGACCCGAGCCTGAAACAGCGCTCCGTCAACGCGGGCTTCTCCGGCGGTGAAAAGAAACGCAACGAGATCTTCCAGATGGCCATCCTCGAGCCGAAGCTCGCCATCCTCGACGAGACCGATTCGGGCCTCGACATCGACGCCCTGCGCATCGTGGCCGACGGTGTCAACCAGATGCGCTCGCCTGAGCGGGCCTTCCTGGTCATCACCCACTACCAGCGCCTGCTCAACTACATCATCCCGGACGTGGTGCACGTGCTCGTCGACGGGCGCATCGTCAAGACGGGCGACAAGAACCTGGCCCTCGAACTCGAAGAGAAAGGCTACGACTGGATCCGCGAGGAAGCCGCCCCTGTCGGTTAA
- a CDS encoding VOC family protein has translation MTAPTTSTTTPAPGSESAPLTPVHLDHAAVLTTRLDEAVAFYVDLLGLTLRTIEPDPIREGRRRALLTDARGHDILELIEMPELAHPSIPGRGGLHHLGFRLPRRAWHALRSRLDAAAYPYQETRGRLFVRDTDGLVLEIEQD, from the coding sequence ATGACCGCCCCCACGACTTCCACGACCACGCCGGCACCAGGCTCCGAAAGCGCCCCCCTGACGCCCGTGCACCTCGACCACGCGGCCGTCCTGACCACCCGGCTCGACGAAGCCGTCGCCTTCTACGTGGACCTGCTCGGGCTGACGCTCCGCACCATCGAACCCGACCCGATACGCGAAGGACGACGCCGGGCCCTGCTGACCGATGCCCGGGGACATGACATCCTGGAACTCATCGAGATGCCGGAACTGGCCCACCCGTCTATCCCCGGCCGGGGCGGGCTGCATCACCTGGGGTTCCGCCTCCCCCGCCGGGCCTGGCACGCCCTTCGCTCCCGCCTCGACGCCGCCGCCTATCCCTACCAGGAAACCCGGGGCCGCCTCTTCGTCCGCGACACCGACGGCCTCGTCCTCGAAATCGAACAGGACTGA
- a CDS encoding sigma 54-interacting transcriptional regulator, producing the protein MKHTQTIAMARGLLAEGRVADVARMVEPLLPPGTGADGEDTGLVVLRTLMARVRLLRHGDARRAHALLAPHEPLIDRKDVDPNVRAEVALWLGWAHAWEDVATYDDARALYFFDRAERLFRQALNAGGRCWTLLGQAHAYFGIDEVQLMRQALDEAAVLEETLQDVQATLWLQDLHTRLDRFQGRYACARLHLDRLAALAHTTDDPMARGRALAYQALLDADLGRAPETVLESARAAEHLLAGDAASAGRPLLDAFRSHLRALIRKGDLDGADRLIDRARRATTGIPDADAYLLEYRARLALIRGDHATAGDLLDELLRRLHHRRHQSAAASVALVRSQLLERQGQHERATEWAHRAYHSAREAAHDGRRLETLLHLAHLYADRGELGRAREYLRESETLGEYFSLLPFAARRFYALGHLARTEGHADEARAYFTQALSAYSLIGDVYQTARMQLALARLGRSVAPAQTRPLLDTAVLTFSRLQARPELDEARALQAAWPTGAEGTPEMPETALGASLAQASLSVELVAEAWLQAAERLLPNRWLGLYTFHEDAGWSLLHQHGTPPDDLAFPSPTEPRSRQGAVVWLRLHAHGPCDTASGPAFFFGVAAGEDDPAWEVAEARLRPWLPVAALALDHARLRARRLTAALPDDVAHNGEPEIPLKDFVYASAAMRQVARQIHRIRASHSPVLITGESGTGKELIARAVHATSERKHARFLAFNCSTVPRELFESHLFGHEKGAFTGAVRAHAGVIREAAGGTLFLDEIADLPLDVQPKLLRFLQEGEIFPLGARRPVQVNVRIIAATNQDLEALIRAGRFRQDLYYRLNVIPLRVPPLRERREEIPLLVRHFLQQLRPAGTPVASITNRALDALLRYDWPGNVRQLRNEIERALVYVSSEPAPTIDLEDLSPTLLDAVEGTPTPPPGPHDLILRSEYNLDDVLAGTEKALIERVLTETGGQVTAAADVLGLTRQGLYKKMKRLGIDPARFQQRPAGHTGASVLQAN; encoded by the coding sequence TTGAAACACACCCAGACCATAGCGATGGCGCGGGGGCTGCTCGCCGAAGGGCGGGTGGCCGACGTGGCGCGGATGGTGGAGCCCCTGCTTCCGCCCGGAACCGGTGCGGACGGCGAGGACACGGGGCTGGTTGTGCTCCGGACGCTGATGGCGCGGGTGCGGCTGCTGCGCCACGGGGATGCCCGCCGGGCCCACGCCCTGCTGGCCCCCCATGAACCCCTCATCGACCGGAAGGACGTCGACCCGAACGTGCGGGCCGAGGTGGCCCTGTGGCTGGGCTGGGCCCACGCCTGGGAGGACGTGGCAACCTACGACGACGCCCGTGCCCTCTATTTCTTCGACCGGGCCGAACGCCTTTTCCGCCAGGCCCTCAACGCCGGCGGCCGGTGCTGGACGCTGCTGGGACAGGCCCACGCCTACTTCGGCATCGACGAGGTGCAGCTGATGCGCCAGGCCCTGGACGAGGCCGCGGTGCTGGAGGAAACCCTGCAGGACGTGCAGGCCACCCTCTGGCTCCAGGACCTGCACACCCGGCTCGACCGCTTCCAGGGGCGCTATGCCTGCGCCCGCCTGCACCTGGATCGCCTCGCCGCCCTCGCCCACACGACCGACGACCCCATGGCGCGGGGACGTGCGCTGGCCTACCAGGCCCTCCTGGACGCCGACCTCGGCCGCGCCCCGGAAACCGTCCTCGAAAGCGCCCGCGCCGCCGAACACCTGCTGGCCGGCGACGCGGCAAGCGCCGGCCGGCCACTGCTCGACGCCTTCCGCAGTCACCTCCGCGCCCTCATCCGCAAAGGCGACCTCGACGGCGCCGACCGGCTCATCGACCGCGCCCGGCGGGCCACCACCGGCATCCCGGATGCCGACGCCTACCTCCTCGAATACCGGGCCCGCCTGGCCCTCATCCGGGGAGACCACGCCACCGCCGGCGACCTGCTCGACGAGCTGCTCCGGCGCCTGCACCACCGCCGGCACCAGTCGGCCGCCGCCTCCGTTGCCCTCGTACGAAGCCAGCTCCTCGAACGGCAGGGACAACACGAACGGGCCACCGAATGGGCCCACCGGGCCTATCACAGCGCCCGGGAAGCCGCCCATGACGGGCGCCGCCTCGAAACCCTCCTCCACCTGGCCCACCTCTACGCCGACCGGGGCGAGCTGGGCCGGGCCCGTGAATACCTGCGCGAAAGCGAAACGCTGGGCGAGTATTTCAGCCTGCTGCCCTTCGCCGCCCGCCGCTTCTACGCGCTGGGCCACCTCGCCCGCACCGAAGGACATGCGGACGAGGCCCGCGCCTACTTCACCCAGGCCCTCTCGGCCTATTCCCTCATCGGAGACGTCTACCAGACGGCCCGGATGCAGCTGGCCCTGGCCCGGCTGGGCCGGAGCGTGGCCCCCGCCCAGACGCGCCCGCTGCTCGATACCGCCGTGCTCACCTTCAGCCGCCTGCAGGCCCGGCCCGAGCTCGACGAGGCCCGCGCCCTCCAGGCGGCCTGGCCCACCGGCGCCGAAGGGACCCCGGAGATGCCGGAAACCGCGCTCGGCGCCTCGCTCGCCCAGGCCTCCCTTTCCGTCGAACTCGTGGCCGAGGCATGGTTGCAGGCCGCCGAACGGTTGCTCCCGAACCGCTGGCTGGGCCTCTACACCTTCCACGAAGACGCGGGCTGGTCGCTCCTGCACCAGCACGGCACCCCTCCCGACGACCTCGCCTTTCCGTCCCCGACCGAGCCCCGAAGCCGGCAGGGGGCCGTCGTGTGGCTGCGCCTGCATGCGCACGGCCCGTGCGACACGGCCTCCGGCCCGGCCTTCTTCTTCGGCGTCGCCGCCGGGGAGGATGACCCCGCCTGGGAGGTGGCCGAAGCCCGCCTCCGTCCCTGGCTGCCCGTGGCGGCCCTCGCCCTCGACCATGCCCGGCTACGCGCCCGCCGGCTCACTGCTGCCCTGCCGGACGACGTCGCCCACAACGGCGAACCGGAGATCCCCCTGAAAGACTTCGTCTATGCCAGCGCGGCCATGCGCCAGGTGGCGCGACAGATCCACCGCATCCGGGCCAGCCACAGCCCCGTGCTCATCACCGGCGAAAGCGGCACCGGCAAGGAACTCATCGCCCGTGCCGTCCACGCCACCAGCGAGCGCAAACACGCCCGCTTCCTGGCCTTCAACTGTTCGACCGTCCCGCGCGAACTCTTCGAAAGCCACCTCTTCGGTCATGAAAAAGGGGCTTTCACCGGGGCCGTCCGCGCCCACGCCGGCGTCATCCGCGAGGCCGCCGGCGGCACCCTCTTCCTCGACGAAATCGCCGACCTGCCCCTCGACGTGCAGCCGAAGCTGCTGCGGTTCCTCCAGGAAGGCGAAATCTTCCCGCTCGGTGCCCGGCGGCCCGTACAGGTCAACGTCCGCATCATCGCAGCCACCAACCAGGATCTCGAAGCGCTGATCCGGGCGGGCCGGTTCCGCCAGGACCTCTATTACCGGCTCAACGTGATCCCCCTGCGGGTTCCGCCCCTGCGGGAGCGGCGGGAAGAGATCCCCCTGCTCGTCCGCCATTTCCTCCAGCAACTGCGCCCGGCCGGCACCCCCGTGGCCTCCATCACCAACCGCGCCCTGGATGCCTTGCTGCGCTACGACTGGCCCGGTAACGTCCGCCAGCTCCGCAACGAGATCGAACGCGCCCTCGTCTACGTGAGCAGTGAACCGGCCCCGACGATCGACCTCGAGGACCTCTCCCCCACGCTCCTGGACGCCGTGGAAGGCACCCCGACCCCACCCCCCGGTCCCCACGACCTGATCCTGCGCTCCGAATACAACCTGGACGACGTCCTGGCCGGCACCGAAAAAGCCCTCATCGAGCGTGTCCTCACCGAGACGGGCGGCCAGGTGACCGCCGCCGCCGACGTCCTCGGCCTGACACGCCAGGGACTCTACAAAAAGATGAAACGCCTCGGCATCGACCCCGCACGGTTCCAGCAGCGCCCGGCCGGGCACACCGGCGCCTCCGTCCTCCAGGCCAATTGA
- a CDS encoding SufE family protein, which yields MKDTIAERAEAIVEEFSLFDDWMGKYEHLIEQGRSLPLIEDAYRTDEYKVRGCQAQVWLRAERDNGRIVFKADSDALITKGLIALLVRVLNGQPPEAIAHADLSFLDRIGMKEHLSPTRKNGLDAMIRQMKLYAVALGGENVSAAPRGQKA from the coding sequence GTGAAAGACACCATCGCGGAACGCGCCGAGGCCATCGTCGAGGAGTTCAGCCTGTTCGACGACTGGATGGGCAAGTACGAGCACCTGATCGAACAGGGCCGTTCGTTGCCGCTGATCGAGGACGCGTACAGGACGGACGAATACAAGGTGCGCGGTTGCCAGGCGCAGGTGTGGCTCCGGGCCGAGCGGGACAACGGCCGCATCGTCTTCAAGGCCGACAGCGACGCCCTGATCACCAAGGGCCTGATCGCCCTGCTGGTGCGGGTGCTCAACGGCCAGCCCCCCGAAGCCATCGCCCACGCCGACCTGTCCTTCCTCGACCGCATCGGGATGAAGGAACACCTCTCGCCGACCCGAAAGAACGGGCTCGACGCGATGATCAGACAGATGAAGCTGTATGCCGTGGCCCTCGGCGGTGAGAACGTCTCGGCCGCGCCGCGCGGCCAGAAGGCATAA
- the sufD gene encoding Fe-S cluster assembly protein SufD, with protein sequence MLTTLEKDTAARPEDRFLAAFEVHAGHTLNGSNPHLQRLRQEAIAHFKRLGFPARKAEAWKYTPITDVLRRDYAVRLAPEAALNPDELAPFLIPDLDAYRVVLLNGRFVPALSALDGLPEGVAVTSLAGAAESHAEVFNRHFGRYADPAGDAFTALNTAFVHDGLFIHVPARTVVEKPVHVISLVRTDEPLFLQPRQLVVVEEGARLHLIESRHALSGTRTFTSGVTELYTGPNAHVDTYLIQDEGPNASQVDTRHLYQATGSYASTNTITLSGDVVRNNHGYLPDGENCETHLLGLFLGKGKLHVDNHTLVDHARPRCFSNELFKGILDDQATGVFNGKVYVRPDAQQINAYQSNKSVLLSETAQMYSKPELEIYADDVKCSHGATTGQLDREALFYLRTRGLTAEQARKVLLLAFARDVIDEIRIEPLRTHLDEVIALRLD encoded by the coding sequence ATGCTGACGACCCTCGAAAAAGACACCGCCGCCCGCCCGGAGGACCGGTTCCTGGCCGCCTTCGAGGTACACGCAGGCCATACCCTCAACGGCAGCAACCCGCACCTGCAGCGGCTCCGGCAGGAGGCCATCGCCCACTTCAAGCGGCTCGGCTTCCCGGCCCGCAAGGCAGAAGCCTGGAAATACACCCCCATCACGGACGTGCTCCGGCGCGACTACGCGGTGCGCCTGGCACCGGAGGCCGCGCTGAACCCCGACGAACTGGCGCCGTTCCTGATCCCGGACCTCGACGCCTACCGGGTGGTGCTCCTCAACGGCCGGTTCGTGCCGGCCCTCTCCGCGCTCGACGGCCTGCCGGAAGGCGTCGCCGTGACGAGCCTGGCCGGGGCCGCCGAGTCCCATGCCGAAGTCTTCAACCGCCATTTCGGCCGCTACGCCGACCCCGCCGGAGACGCCTTTACCGCGCTGAACACGGCATTCGTTCACGACGGGCTGTTCATCCACGTGCCGGCCCGCACCGTCGTCGAGAAGCCGGTCCACGTGATCAGCCTGGTCCGCACGGACGAGCCCCTGTTCCTCCAGCCGCGCCAGCTCGTCGTCGTCGAGGAAGGGGCCCGGCTGCACCTGATCGAGAGCCGCCATGCCCTCTCCGGGACGAGGACGTTCACCAGCGGGGTGACGGAGCTCTACACCGGCCCGAACGCCCACGTGGACACCTACCTGATCCAGGACGAAGGCCCGAACGCCTCCCAGGTCGATACGCGGCACCTTTACCAGGCAACCGGCAGCTATGCGTCGACGAACACGATCACGCTCAGCGGCGACGTCGTCCGGAACAACCACGGCTACCTGCCCGACGGCGAAAACTGCGAGACGCACCTGCTGGGCCTGTTCCTGGGTAAGGGCAAGCTGCACGTCGACAACCACACCCTGGTGGACCACGCCCGGCCCCGCTGCTTCAGCAACGAGCTGTTCAAGGGCATCCTGGACGACCAGGCCACGGGCGTCTTCAACGGCAAGGTGTACGTCCGCCCGGACGCGCAGCAGATCAACGCCTACCAGTCGAACAAGAGCGTGCTCCTGAGCGAGACGGCCCAGATGTATTCGAAGCCGGAACTGGAGATCTACGCCGACGACGTCAAGTGCAGCCACGGCGCCACCACGGGCCAGCTCGACCGCGAGGCCCTCTTCTACCTGCGCACCCGCGGCCTGACCGCGGAGCAGGCCCGCAAGGTGCTGCTGCTGGCCTTCGCCCGCGACGTCATCGACGAGATCCGGATCGAGCCGCTGCGCACCCACCTCGACGAGGTCATCGCGTTGCGGCTGGACTGA
- a CDS encoding HDOD domain-containing protein, which yields MTDTPVVTGLPGEPDLSLQFPPLPRSVAEVMIMMAEENDVPDTPRLVEVMHTDPVLSMAVLRRVNSAYYGLPRRIGEVRQAVFLLGFHEVCNLVLAEAMRELGEILNTREQRAIFHRMMQQSLGTAFFAQHLAFHFELPHRLIAYTLGLLHVVGRLVLLYNLPDAYEALWATSRAGTGPLPEEERGLLGCDHQVLTVKACQAWNLPDTVTTVLGGLPDPSALERKEHQALAWTVVVGAAATSRLWTPQPGRETEARWQRGVASLAALVEVTPAMLVALLDAQREPALQYIASMEAS from the coding sequence ATGACGGATACGCCTGTGGTGACCGGACTGCCCGGAGAACCGGACCTTTCCCTCCAGTTTCCTCCCCTTCCGAGATCGGTGGCGGAGGTCATGATCATGATGGCCGAGGAGAACGACGTTCCGGATACCCCCCGCCTCGTCGAGGTCATGCATACGGATCCGGTGCTGTCCATGGCGGTGTTGCGCCGTGTCAACTCGGCCTACTATGGCCTGCCGCGCCGCATCGGTGAGGTCCGGCAGGCGGTTTTCCTGCTCGGCTTTCACGAGGTGTGTAACCTGGTGCTGGCGGAGGCCATGCGGGAGCTGGGCGAAATCCTGAACACGCGCGAACAACGCGCGATCTTTCACCGGATGATGCAGCAAAGCCTGGGCACGGCCTTCTTTGCCCAGCACCTTGCCTTCCATTTCGAACTGCCGCATCGACTGATCGCCTACACGCTGGGGTTGTTGCATGTGGTCGGGCGCCTCGTGCTGCTCTACAACCTGCCCGACGCCTATGAGGCACTCTGGGCGACGAGCCGGGCCGGGACCGGGCCCCTTCCCGAGGAAGAGCGGGGGCTTCTGGGCTGCGACCACCAGGTGCTGACCGTGAAGGCCTGCCAGGCCTGGAACCTGCCCGATACCGTCACGACGGTGCTGGGGGGGCTGCCGGATCCGTCCGCTCTGGAACGGAAGGAACATCAGGCGCTGGCGTGGACGGTGGTCGTCGGCGCGGCGGCGACGAGCCGGCTCTGGACGCCGCAACCCGGACGAGAGACCGAAGCGAGGTGGCAACGAGGCGTGGCGAGCCTGGCGGCGCTCGTGGAGGTCACCCCCGCCATGCTCGTGGCATTGCTCGATGCGCAACGTGAACCGGCACTTCAGTATATTGCCTCGATGGAGGCCTCCTGA